DNA from Lactobacillus sp. ESL0791:
AAAAATTATCGGCGCCTGGCTGGCATAGGCAAACAAGTCAGTAATGGTGCCCCGTGCACATTCTTGACCATCGACCGTAATTTTATCAGCGCTGCCAAAATCGCCATACATCATAAACTGCAGCAAGGTTGACTTGCCGCTGCCCGATGGCCCAATCAGTGCAATCTTCTGTCCTTTTTTAACTTGCAGGTTTATTCCCTGGGCCAAGTTATGCTGGTCGCGCTCAAGGTTGATTTTTATAAAAGCTACTTCCTGTTTAAAATCCGTTACCGGCTGCGCCTGAACCGCATCTGCTTGCCGCACATACTGCTTAACCTTAAGGACAATATTTTTGGTCGCTGACAAATGGTTGCGGTCGTTCAAGACCTGCATGGTCGGATTAATAAAGGAATTGGCCAGCTGCACCACCGCAAACAAGGTGCCGATCGTCGTTTGACCATGTAAAACCATCAGTCCGCCCAAGAAAGCTGGAATAATAAAGGTGCTAAACATGCCGATAAAATTAGCCAAGGTCTGCGTATTATCGCTAAGCAAATTCATCTTGCGCAGTGCACTTTCCAGCTGCGTCACCTTGCGCTGGTTCTTTTTAACCGCTACCTGCGACTGTTTGTAGAGTTTCAGCGAATCCGTACCTGCCAAAATATTTTTTGTTTGGTTGACATAGGCGGAATTGGCCTTCGTCCACTTAGTTGATGCAAAGCGGATCTCTTTTTGAAACAAAGTGGAAAAAAGCACCGGAATAGTTGCCCCCAGCAAAAAGAAAATTGTCAGCAGCCAATTAATGTAAACTGCGTAGGCAAGGGAAATCACGATTGTCGCTGCATTAAAGACAATGCTGATTTCCGCGCCAAAGCGGTTGGTCTCCAGCAATTTAAAATCATTAGTTAAAAAACCTAGAGTTGAAGCATTTTTTTCGGTCGTGTCTTGCAGCATTCCCGCCAAAATTTTTGTCCGCAGCAGCGTATTAACTTCCTGCACCGCATCATTTTTCAAATAATTATAGCCCAGCTCGGCCAGCAAAACTATGAAAAATAGACAGAAAGTTATCATAAAAATTTGGGGCAGGGCATGAATGTTCCGTTCAGCTAAGGCGTTGGTCATCATCCCCAAAACATAAGCCATGACAATATTACGGGTACTGGTAATGAGCCCCAGAAGGTTCAGCAAGACGAACTTCCAGCGTGAATAATATTTAGCAATCATCAAAATTATTTTTATCCTTAATTTATTTCTAAAATTATGCGCTGCCTGCTAGAGTGACCTTACCGGTAATTTGTAAAATCTAACACCTGATCATAATTTGCCAGTTCACCTGGTTCATAATGGTGAATCACTTCAACAAAAGTTAAGTCGGAAGCTAGCAAATACTTGTGAATGGCAGCAGAGGTTGACTTATCCAGAGAAGCATTAAATTCATCAAGCAGCAGCACTGGCCGCCCAGACAAAAGTGCTCGGGCTAATTCAATCCGGGCCAGCTGGCCGCCAGACAACTGATCGGCATTGTCACCCAGCTGGTAAGCAAAGCCTTTATCCTTTACCACATCGCCCAACTGCAATTCAGCGCAAATTTCAGTAACCTTAACTTTAGGAAGATTTGCGCCAAGAGTCAAGTTAAACCATAAATCATCAGCAAAAATTACGGGTGCCTGGCTGGCATAAGCAAATAAATCAGTCAGTTGCCCAGCTTGATAAGCCTTACCGTCAACCGTAATTTTTTCAGCCCTGCCAAATTTTCCGGTCATCATAAACCGCAAAAGCGTCGACTTACCGCTGCCGGAAGCACCAATGACGGCAATTTTTTGTCCGGGCTTAATCTGCAAGTTGATGCCCTGAGCCAAGGTCTGCTTCCCTCTTTCAAGCTCAATTCCTGCAAAAGCAAGCTCTTGCCGAAAAGCAGTTATGGCAGCAGGTTGCTTCTCATTAGCTTTAGCAAGGTACTTGTTAACCTTGACAACAATATTTTTCGTAGTAGACAAGTGATTGCGTTCATCCAGCATCCCCATAATTGGACTAAAAAAGGTATTCGATAGTTGGATTACCGCCATCAAGGCGCCAATCGTTGTCTGACCTTTGACGATCAGATAAACGCCCAAGATGAATGGCAGCAAAAAGCTTCCGGCACCCGCAATAATACTGAGCACACTTTGCGTGGTCATGTTTAAGAAATTCATTCTAAACAATGCCTGCTCCAAACGGCCAATCCAAGTCTGATTCTTATTAACGGCACTGCTTTGGCGGCGGTACAGGCGCAGAGAATCCGTACCCGCCAGGAAATTTTTGGTTTGGCTGACATAATGCTTATTGGCGGCAGTCCACTTATCAGAAGCTTTTTGCAGCGACTTTTGAAAAAAGCTTGAAACGAGCATTGAAAAACCAGAGCCAAGAAAGAAAATAAGCGTTAACAGCCAATTAATGTAAAGCGCATAGCCAAGGGAAATCACTAGCATTGAACAGTAGTAAATCATGTTAAGTTCGGCGCCAAAACGATTGGTTTCCAGCAGCTTAAAGTCCCCAGTCAGGAAGCCTAAAGCAGAAGCATTTTCTTCGCTTGTGTCTTCCAGCATCCCGGCAAAAATTTCCCGGCGCAAGTAATTGTTAGTCGACCTGATGGCATCATTATAAAAATAATCGTAGCCAACCATTGCCGCAAGAAAAAAGACAGCCATTACCAAAGCAGTGAGGAGAAAACGCGGCAGTTCATTCATTTTTCCTGCAGTTGCCATGTTAGTCAATGACTCAACAATATATGCTCCTAAAATATTTTCGCCGCTGGCAAAAATCCCCAGAACGACTAACAGAAAAAATTTTCCTTTAGAATAATATTTTGCGACCATGCTAGACCCCCTTGTCTTAACTAAAAAACGCGGGTCGCAAAACTGAAACCCACGTTCTGAATTTATTCATTTATTGTGCCGGATAATTTTTAAAATCAACTACCTGATCGTAATTAGCTAATTCTCCTGGTTCATAGTGGTGAATTACTTCAACAAAAGTCAAATCCGAATCTAACAGATACTTGTGAATGGCATCGGAAGTTACCTTATCTAATGAAGCATTGATTTCATCGAGCAGCAGAACCGGCCGCTTAGATAAAATTGCCCGGGCTAACTCAATCCGCGCCAGCTGCCCGCCGGAAAGCTGATCGGCATTATCACCCAAATTGTAGTCATAGCCTTTGTCTTGCACAATTTCACCTAATTCCAAAGCGCCACAAACTTCATTTACCCGCTCTTTTGGAATGTCGGCACCCAAAGTTAAATTGAACCACAGGTTATCCGCAAAAATAACTGGCGCCTGACTGGCATAAGCAAACAATTTGGTAATTTCTCCTGCCTGATATTCCTTACCATCGACCATAATTTTATCTGCCTGGCCAAATTTGCCATACATCATAAACTGGAAGAGCGTTGACTTGCCGCTGCCGGATGGTCCAACCACCGCCGTCTTTTGTCCTTTGGTAATTTCCAAATTAATGCCATTAGCCAGCTTTTCTTTGTTCCGCGCAAGATCAATTCCCGTAAACGCAACGTCTTGTTGAAAATCGGTCACGGCAGCGGGCTGCTTCTCATCGGCTTTCGCAATATACTTCTTAACTTTGGCGACAATCCCTTTTGTTGTGGATAAATGATTACGCTCATCCAAAATAGCTAAAATTGGGTTAACGAAGGAATTTGACAACTGCACAATTGAAAACAGGGCCCCAATTGTCGTTTGTTTCTGCGCAATTAGGTAAACACCAACTACGAAAGGAACCAAAAAGGTACCAACTTCGGCAACCACCATGACAACCGCCTGCGAATCATCGCTAAGCAGATTCATTTTGGCTAATGCCCGCTCAAGCCGTTTAACAAAGCCGCCATTTTTGGCAACGGCCTGTTGTTCCCGGTCGTATAATTTAACCGAATCCGTTCCCGCCAAAAAGTTTTTGGTCTGGTTAACGTAGGTATCGTTGGCGTCAGTCCATTTAGTTGAGGCGTTCTGAATCGGTTTCTGGAAGAAACTCGAAGCGGCCATGGGAATTACAGAACCGATAAAAAAGAGCAGCGTTAAAAGCCAGTTGATGTAAAGTGCATAGCCCATTGACAGAACCAGCGTGCAAGCGTACATGATGATGTTGATTTCCGCGCCGAAACGGTTGGTTTCCAGCAGTTTAAAATCATTGGTCAGAAAACCCAAGGCAGAGGTATTATCCGCGGTTGACTCGCGCATCATCCCCGCAAAAACTTTGGTTCTGAGCGTGCTGTTGGTTTGCTTGATTGCGTCATTTTTCAAATAGTTATAGGCAATCTTGGCAAGAAAGACTATTACAAAGAAAATAACTACCAGCAGGATAAATTTGGGCAGGCGTGAAATCTTGCCGCTAGAAGCAATGTTCGTTAGAGTACCGACCATGTACGCCATCACAATGTTCTCGGCACACGAGATCAGTCCTAAGACATTCATCAAGACAAATTTCCACTTGGAATAATATTTCGCAATCATTTGGTTTACTTCGCTTTCCATTAAATATTTATTTGACAATTATTATTTAAAACTAAGTTTTAATTGAAAACAATAGCTTATGACTAAGTGGTCGCTGAGAGCTACTAAGTGGTCAATTTTTCATACCAAAAGTTACACTTCTTTTAAAAGCCTTTACACAAAGAAAGCAAAGAATTATGATGAATGCAAATTCATCATTAATAATAAAAAGCAAGGAAAAAACAATGCAAGAAAAACATACGAAAAAATGGTGTGAATTTGCACTCAGTGCCGGTCTTATGGCGCTTGGCTGTGTATCCATTTCCAGCCAAACCATTCAGGCGGATTCCACTACTCCGGCAGCCGACGTAATTGATTACAGCAAAATCACTCCGGTTGCCCAACCAGCAGGTCAAGAGGTGGTCATTCCTACCGGCACGGTTTTAACCAGAAACAACTCTGACTATGCAAAATTAAGCATCGCCAACTGGAAGGACATGCCCGAAGGCACCACTTATACTTGGAACGGCAAACCGCTCACCATAATTAACGGCTTGGCCAAAGGCAATGTGGGCGTGACTTTACCCGATGGGACATTGAAAAGCGTTTACGTCACAGTCAAAATTGCTGGACGGCAGCAGATTAAGCTCACGCACAAGACCCACCTGTTTAATGAAAACGGGCAGCAGCTCAACAGCTTGATTCTCAAAACTGGTTCCATTGTCAACGTCAACGATACAACAGAGATTAACGGTCACCAATTTTACACGCTGGACAACCAGTATTACCTGCCCGTCACCAATTTTAAGGTTCCTAAGAAAATGCAAGTTAAAGCTGCTAAGGGGTCTAAGCGCGTCATGCACAGTACCTACTTGTATGACGTCAAAGGCCGCCAGGCTAACGGCTTAATCTTGGCCGTCGGTTCACGCGTCACGATTCAAAAGATTCCGCAAGACAACAATATCAATAACGCGGCCGGTCGGATGTTCTACGCCATCGGTAACGATCTTTACGCCCCTGTGCGCAATATCACCGGCTTAGAGACCGAATGGCAGAATAAGGCGCTCACGCTTTACAACAACAAAGGCAAGAAAATTGGCAAACTGCCGGCCCACACGCCATACAAAACTTATGGTGATCCCATCAGGATTAAGGGAAAGCCGTACGACATTATCGGCAAAAACAAATTAATAAGTGCGTCTATAGGCTAAACGAGGTATTAATAATGAACATAAAGAAAAAAATCGGTCTTCTGTCAGCAATGCTGCTCAGTGTCAGCCCCATTTTAACGCCGCTAAACTCCCAGCCTGTCCAAGCAGCTGCCAAGAGAAAACAAAACAAATTGGTGATCACGGGAGCCCCATATGTCTATAAGAGCAACGGCAAACGTTACAGATACTATGATAATATCCCCGGTCTCGGCAATCTTGGCGAGACCGACGATGACGGCTATACTTACATTGACACCCAAGGTGACAACGAAACGGTTAGCTACACAGGAAAAACCATAACCATCAAGGGCAAAAAATACTACGGCATCGGTAAAAACGTCTACATCAAGGCAAGTGCCGTTTACAGTGTCAACGGCAGAAATATCCAAAAAGGGATGCTGATGCTCAACCACGCTTCCAGCATTTATGCCAAGAACGGCAAAAAGACGAAAAAGACATTCGCCAAAGGTGCTCTCGTCAGGTATGCCGGTAAAATCAAAACTACCAGCAAGATCCCAAAATATTTTTATTACATTAATAATAAAAAACAGGGATATTTGCCAACTCGAAAAATCAAGGGCAAAGATTATTACACGGTAGGTCGCAATCAGTATGTCAACGCCAAAAACGTTGCCAGAATTAATGGCAAAACCGCACGTTACAACGGCACTACCACTGGCATCCTCACCAGCGGCGTAACCACAATGTATATTTCTAATGGTTCGACTGGTCATCAGCTCAAGAAGCGGCAAAAGGTGCGAATCGACCGCGCGGTTATTCCGTGGTCAGAAGACTTTGACGGTTACATCTACCATCTGCACGATTACCCTAACGAATATATTTATGATGGTGTGGCCAAGCTCAGAAACGATTTGCCAATCACCGGCTATGATGAAATGGCTTACCGGACATTCACACCAATCGCAGCAAGCCCGCTCAAGCTTTACTCAAACACAGGCAAAGAACTGGATAAACCATTAACCGCCCTCAAGGACGAAGCCATCAGCGCCGACGGTTTATTTTACATTTGGGATTCCAGCACGCAAAAAGCCGAACTCTTCTACCATGTCCTGCGGCAAAATGAAGACCAAATTTCGGCTTCCGATCCCGAACGCATGACTTTCAGCAACAGCTTTGTAAAGGCAAGTGATATTAAATTTACCAACAACTACATTAAATTGAAGCCGGTAAACAGCCCGGAAGATGCCCAAGCGGATCAAGTAACTGCAACTGCTGCCGACAAGCAAGAACTGCAGCAATTATTTACGGATGGGCAAAAGGGTCTGGGCACTCGCACTGATGATGCACTCACAAATAACTATGACAATGCCTTGGCGGACACCGCAGCCGCCCTCAGGTCAACCACCGTCAGCCGCGGAGAAGTTAAAGAGATCACTTGGCTGGTCAAGAACACCAAAGAACAGTTGAATTCTCTGTACTTTGAACCATGGAGTTAAAAAAGCAGGTATGCAAAAAGGAGCTTAAAGCTCCTTTTTGTTTTGCATTACTTATTTGGTTTAGCCGTCGCACCGCCTGGCTGCGATTTCTCAACAGTATTTGTGCTGGTAGATAAATTAGTGCCAGTAAACATACCGTTCTTTTTCGCAACATGGCTGGTATCCAAATTGTGTAAATCAACTCCAGTTAATTTTTCATCGCCGGCGAACATATTGGTCATATTGGCAACTTTTGCGGTATTGATCTTACTCAAATCAATCGTGGTTAAATTGCGGTTACCGCTGAATAATTCGGCCATATTAACCACGCGGCTGGTGTCCACCCGGTCAAAATGATCGATCGTCTTTAAATTATCCAAGGAACTGAACTTGCTGCCGGAATTAATCGCCAAGCTAACCGGAGTCGCAAAATCAATATGTTCAATTGTACGGTACCAAGGAATCAGTCCGCTAATTGTCTTAGTTCCCAGCTGCTGGCCAGCTGCACTGCTGCTGATCGTCAAAGTACGGGTGATAATGTCGTAAGACCAGGTGCAGTCGCCGTCTTTGCCGGTCCACAAAGCGGAAAAAGTATTATCACTGGCGGTCGTGGTATCGGCATGGACAGCGGCTGTATTAACAACAAAACCGCTTATACCTAGCAATGCAATCAGCGTCAACGAAATAATTCTGTTATTTTTCCGAAAATTAGTTGCTTTCTTCATTTTGTCTTCCTCTTAATCAAAATTCACCTTAATTATAAGTCTAAATGCTGGCAATCACTAAATAACCCACAAATTTAATAATCTTGTTAATTTTAACGGCCCACACTTTGAACAAAGCGCATGAATGCAGCCTGCCCTTCTGGCGTCTGCTTGAACACACCGGCATCTTCCAGTACCCGGACAAAGACCTTGCCGATTTCTGCCTGTAAAATTTGGTCAACATTGCTTGAAGTAACTTGCTGCTTCCGCTTAATCTGCTGCGCCCACGGCAAATGTATTGACGCAATTTTATTCGCTTGTCCCAATAAATATTTTTTAACTTCCTGCATTTCCGGCTGCAGCCGCGGCGGTAAAATTGCCAGGCCCATCACCTCAATCAGGCCTATATTTTCCTTTTTAATGTGCTGGACATCTTTGTGAGGGTGAAAAATTCCGTCCGGATATTTTGCCGAGGTCTGGTTGTCCCGTAAGACCAAGTCAAGTTCAAGCGCTTCCCTGCGCCTGCGCGCAATCGGCGTAACCGTGTGGTGCGGCTCATTATCGGTAAAGGCGCGTACATCTACACGCTCGTCGCTATAACTCTGCCACTTCTGCAAAATACGATCAGCCAAATTAACTAATTGCTCCTGATTTTTGCTCTGAAGGCGAATCACGGACAACGGCCAATGCACAATCCCTGCTTTAACTTCCGGAAAATCTGCAAAATGCAATTTCGTTTGCACAGGGGCCTTCTCCATGGCAAAAACATGGCGGCCGCCCTGATAATGCTCATGAATCAAAATTGAGCCGCCGACAATTGGCAGATCAGCGTTGCTGCCCACAAAATATCCGGGAAATTGCTCAACAATTGCCAGCAGCCTGGTAAAAGTTGCCCGGTTAATTTTCATTGCTGCGTGTTTTTCCGCTAGAAAAATACAGTGTTCATTAAAATAGGCGTAAGGCGAATACTGAAAGCCCCAAGTCTGATCACCAATTTTAAAGCGGATGATCCGGTGGTTACTGCGGGCAGGGTAACCAATCCGGCCTAGATAACCCTCATTTTCCATACATAATTGGCAAAGCGGATAGCCCGTCGGCTTCTTTTTCTTTGCCAAGGCAATCTGCTTGGGATCTTTTTCCGGTTTTGACAGATTAATCGTGATTTCCAGGTCACCATAATCACTGGGTGTAACAAAATAAATATTCTTGGCAATCGCTTTAGTTTTAATATAATTGCTGCGCCTGCTCAGGGCATAGAAATCGCTGATTGCTTGTTTGGGATTTTTTTGATAAGTTTGCCAAAAGCGCTGATTGACAAGACTAGGACGCGGGACAATGAGTTCCATTAGTTGGCTCGCCAAAATTTCTGCTTCATCATTAGTTGTACCGCATTTGCCGTTATCCTGTGCTGCCTTGACTAATTCATCTTTTAATTCCAATAAGTCTGTCTTGCTTGTTTGTAGTTGCCGCGCCTCATCGCCGACAAGCCGCAACACATAATTCACCAAATATCTTCGGTCCAGTTCGGCGTAGTCACTTTGACTAATCACTTGACTGATAAACTGGTCAACTAAATTAAACTTTGCTATTTGCAAATTATTCTCCTACTTTAAAACGCTGGTGCCAGCGGAAATTTCTGCTAAATAAAATGACGGTGCATACCCAATGACCTGCTCATACTTATTGCCAACCCGCTGCTCAAATTCAGCGACATTTGCCTTGTTGACCAGCGCAATCGCACAGCCGCCAAAACCGGCACCGGTCATCCGGGCACCTAATACCCCCTGCTGCTGCCATGCTGTGTGTACCAATGTATCCAGTTCTTTGCCGGTTACTTCATAATCATATTCTAGCGAAACATGGGACGCATTAACCAAGCGGCCAAACTCGGCTAATTGCCCCTGCTGCAGCAATTTTTCCGCACGCAGTGTCCGCTCATTTTCCCAGACAGCATGACGAGCGCGCTTCAATAAAGTTTCATCAGCAATTAAATAAGTATATTCATCAAACTGGCTTGGGGTTAACTCGCCTAATGTTTTGATTTTTACTCCTGCTTGCAGCTGGACTAGTGCTCGCTCACACTCGCTGCGACGTTCGTTATATTTGGAATCGGCTAATTCCCGCCGCTTATTCGTATTCATAATGACAATGACATTATCCTGCAAGTCCAGCGGCACCATTTGGTAATCCAGTGTATTGGTGTCGAGCAAAATTGCCCGATTTTCTTGTCCCATGCCTACGGCAAATTGATCCATGATCCCGGAATTAACGCCGATAAAATCATTTTCAGTTTTGACACCCAGCTTGACTAAATCCAGCCGTTTCAACGGCAGGTTAAATTGATCCTGCATGATGACCCCAATCAGCATTTCCAAAGCGGCAGACGATGACAAACCCGCACCATCGGGGATGTTGCCGGAAACATAAATATTGAGACCATGAGAAAATTGCGCCCCAATTTCTTGCAAAAAGTGAATCATCCCTTTAGCATAGTTAGCCCATGAATCTTCTTTGACATATTTTAAATCATGCAAGTTTGCAGTGACCACACCGAGTTTGGCAAAATTTGCAGAATAAAAGTGAAATTGCTCGTCTTTTCTGGGACTAGCTGCTCCATAAATTCCCAGCGAAATCGCACAAGGAAAAACATGACCGCCATTATAATCGGTATGCTCGCCAATCAAGTTAATCCGTCCCGGTGAAAAATAAAAGCCTTGCGGCTGCTCGTGATAAACCGCAGTAAAAGCAGCGGTTAATTCTTCTTTATTCATGGCCTAAACTCCTTTTAGAAATATAATTAAAGCCTTTTCACATAACTATACTTCATTTAACGAATAGCCTGCAAGCAAAAAAACATTACTTTGCAGTAACGTTTTGCTTAATTACTATTTTTTATAAATATTATTTTTAATTATGTGACTTTTACTTATACTCTGCTGCCAGTTCAGGATGATTAATAAGGATTTCTATCAACCTGCAAACAGATCCCCGCAGGCCTACTTTTGCCTGTTTCCCAAGATTCAACAATTTCAGAAAAAATCTCTAATTTGGTAAGACTATTTCATTAAAATGAAATAAATGTCTTTGGCTTATACTTCTTTCAAAGTGTGATCTGTAAGCGAGTGATGGTTTAAGTGGTAATATTTCATTTCAATTTTATCATAATGGTACACAACAGCAATTACTATACACTATAGTCCGTGAACGATCTCCCTAATTTTACTTTAGTCGTCATCTTTGAATCTAAAGTCAAAATTGCTTCATCAAGCAGAATGATTTTTATGATACGTTTACTAGCTGAAATACGACTTCCATATTTTAAGTATATCTAAAGAGTATCAAAGATTTCAATGATATATCCTAATTCAGAATCAGGAATTTTAATATTAAAATATTTTTCAATAATTTTGGTACCAGATTTAACAGAAATATATAGTTCTTGATGCGCCTGAATATATCTACCAATTTCTGGATAAGAAAAAGCCT
Protein-coding regions in this window:
- a CDS encoding ABC transporter ATP-binding protein, whose protein sequence is MIAKYYSRWKFVLLNLLGLITSTRNIVMAYVLGMMTNALAERNIHALPQIFMITFCLFFIVLLAELGYNYLKNDAVQEVNTLLRTKILAGMLQDTTEKNASTLGFLTNDFKLLETNRFGAEISIVFNAATIVISLAYAVYINWLLTIFFLLGATIPVLFSTLFQKEIRFASTKWTKANSAYVNQTKNILAGTDSLKLYKQSQVAVKKNQRKVTQLESALRKMNLLSDNTQTLANFIGMFSTFIIPAFLGGLMVLHGQTTIGTLFAVVQLANSFINPTMQVLNDRNHLSATKNIVLKVKQYVRQADAVQAQPVTDFKQEVAFIKINLERDQHNLAQGINLQVKKGQKIALIGPSGSGKSTLLQFMMYGDFGSADKITVDGQECARGTITDLFAYASQAPIIFADDLWFNLTLGANIPKVRVKEICAALQLEDLIAEKGFDYQLGNNADQLSGGQLARIELARALLSQRPILLLDEINASLDKKTAAAIHQYLLASELTFVEVIHHYDQGELAQYDQVIDFADYLPEEGKND
- a CDS encoding ABC transporter ATP-binding protein translates to MVAKYYSKGKFFLLVVLGIFASGENILGAYIVESLTNMATAGKMNELPRFLLTALVMAVFFLAAMVGYDYFYNDAIRSTNNYLRREIFAGMLEDTSEENASALGFLTGDFKLLETNRFGAELNMIYYCSMLVISLGYALYINWLLTLIFFLGSGFSMLVSSFFQKSLQKASDKWTAANKHYVSQTKNFLAGTDSLRLYRRQSSAVNKNQTWIGRLEQALFRMNFLNMTTQSVLSIIAGAGSFLLPFILGVYLIVKGQTTIGALMAVIQLSNTFFSPIMGMLDERNHLSTTKNIVVKVNKYLAKANEKQPAAITAFRQELAFAGIELERGKQTLAQGINLQIKPGQKIAVIGASGSGKSTLLRFMMTGKFGRAEKITVDGKAYQAGQLTDLFAYASQAPVIFADDLWFNLTLGANLPKVKVTEICAELQLGDVVKDKGFAYQLGDNADQLSGGQLARIELARALLSGRPVLLLDEFNASLDKSTSAAIHKYLLASDLTFVEVIHHYEPGELANYDQVLDFTNYR
- a CDS encoding ABC transporter ATP-binding protein — encoded protein: MIAKYYSKWKFVLMNVLGLISCAENIVMAYMVGTLTNIASSGKISRLPKFILLVVIFFVIVFLAKIAYNYLKNDAIKQTNSTLRTKVFAGMMRESTADNTSALGFLTNDFKLLETNRFGAEINIIMYACTLVLSMGYALYINWLLTLLFFIGSVIPMAASSFFQKPIQNASTKWTDANDTYVNQTKNFLAGTDSVKLYDREQQAVAKNGGFVKRLERALAKMNLLSDDSQAVVMVVAEVGTFLVPFVVGVYLIAQKQTTIGALFSIVQLSNSFVNPILAILDERNHLSTTKGIVAKVKKYIAKADEKQPAAVTDFQQDVAFTGIDLARNKEKLANGINLEITKGQKTAVVGPSGSGKSTLFQFMMYGKFGQADKIMVDGKEYQAGEITKLFAYASQAPVIFADNLWFNLTLGADIPKERVNEVCGALELGEIVQDKGYDYNLGDNADQLSGGQLARIELARAILSKRPVLLLDEINASLDKVTSDAIHKYLLDSDLTFVEVIHHYEPGELANYDQVVDFKNYPAQ
- a CDS encoding SLAP domain-containing protein, which gives rise to MQEKHTKKWCEFALSAGLMALGCVSISSQTIQADSTTPAADVIDYSKITPVAQPAGQEVVIPTGTVLTRNNSDYAKLSIANWKDMPEGTTYTWNGKPLTIINGLAKGNVGVTLPDGTLKSVYVTVKIAGRQQIKLTHKTHLFNENGQQLNSLILKTGSIVNVNDTTEINGHQFYTLDNQYYLPVTNFKVPKKMQVKAAKGSKRVMHSTYLYDVKGRQANGLILAVGSRVTIQKIPQDNNINNAAGRMFYAIGNDLYAPVRNITGLETEWQNKALTLYNNKGKKIGKLPAHTPYKTYGDPIRIKGKPYDIIGKNKLISASIG
- a CDS encoding SLAP domain-containing protein; translated protein: MNIKKKIGLLSAMLLSVSPILTPLNSQPVQAAAKRKQNKLVITGAPYVYKSNGKRYRYYDNIPGLGNLGETDDDGYTYIDTQGDNETVSYTGKTITIKGKKYYGIGKNVYIKASAVYSVNGRNIQKGMLMLNHASSIYAKNGKKTKKTFAKGALVRYAGKIKTTSKIPKYFYYINNKKQGYLPTRKIKGKDYYTVGRNQYVNAKNVARINGKTARYNGTTTGILTSGVTTMYISNGSTGHQLKKRQKVRIDRAVIPWSEDFDGYIYHLHDYPNEYIYDGVAKLRNDLPITGYDEMAYRTFTPIAASPLKLYSNTGKELDKPLTALKDEAISADGLFYIWDSSTQKAELFYHVLRQNEDQISASDPERMTFSNSFVKASDIKFTNNYIKLKPVNSPEDAQADQVTATAADKQELQQLFTDGQKGLGTRTDDALTNNYDNALADTAAALRSTTVSRGEVKEITWLVKNTKEQLNSLYFEPWS
- a CDS encoding BspA family leucine-rich repeat surface protein, with the protein product MKKATNFRKNNRIISLTLIALLGISGFVVNTAAVHADTTTASDNTFSALWTGKDGDCTWSYDIITRTLTISSSAAGQQLGTKTISGLIPWYRTIEHIDFATPVSLAINSGSKFSSLDNLKTIDHFDRVDTSRVVNMAELFSGNRNLTTIDLSKINTAKVANMTNMFAGDEKLTGVDLHNLDTSHVAKKNGMFTGTNLSTSTNTVEKSQPGGATAKPNK
- the galT gene encoding UDP-glucose--hexose-1-phosphate uridylyltransferase translates to MAKFNLVDQFISQVISQSDYAELDRRYLVNYVLRLVGDEARQLQTSKTDLLELKDELVKAAQDNGKCGTTNDEAEILASQLMELIVPRPSLVNQRFWQTYQKNPKQAISDFYALSRRSNYIKTKAIAKNIYFVTPSDYGDLEITINLSKPEKDPKQIALAKKKKPTGYPLCQLCMENEGYLGRIGYPARSNHRIIRFKIGDQTWGFQYSPYAYFNEHCIFLAEKHAAMKINRATFTRLLAIVEQFPGYFVGSNADLPIVGGSILIHEHYQGGRHVFAMEKAPVQTKLHFADFPEVKAGIVHWPLSVIRLQSKNQEQLVNLADRILQKWQSYSDERVDVRAFTDNEPHHTVTPIARRRREALELDLVLRDNQTSAKYPDGIFHPHKDVQHIKKENIGLIEVMGLAILPPRLQPEMQEVKKYLLGQANKIASIHLPWAQQIKRKQQVTSSNVDQILQAEIGKVFVRVLEDAGVFKQTPEGQAAFMRFVQSVGR
- a CDS encoding galactokinase translates to MNKEELTAAFTAVYHEQPQGFYFSPGRINLIGEHTDYNGGHVFPCAISLGIYGAASPRKDEQFHFYSANFAKLGVVTANLHDLKYVKEDSWANYAKGMIHFLQEIGAQFSHGLNIYVSGNIPDGAGLSSSAALEMLIGVIMQDQFNLPLKRLDLVKLGVKTENDFIGVNSGIMDQFAVGMGQENRAILLDTNTLDYQMVPLDLQDNVIVIMNTNKRRELADSKYNERRSECERALVQLQAGVKIKTLGELTPSQFDEYTYLIADETLLKRARHAVWENERTLRAEKLLQQGQLAEFGRLVNASHVSLEYDYEVTGKELDTLVHTAWQQQGVLGARMTGAGFGGCAIALVNKANVAEFEQRVGNKYEQVIGYAPSFYLAEISAGTSVLK